The Candidatus Phaeomarinobacter ectocarpi genome includes a region encoding these proteins:
- a CDS encoding response regulator — protein MNLAQEVGPQLPGLRRYARALSGNQASGDTYVRVMLEALVSEPELWNENDSARENAFRIFHNIWRAVGQDVPSASPDGEGRMQIADTRLAGLAAPSRQALLLTAMEGFSHQDAAKVLGVSDSELSALVAEADDAIRALTKSNVMIIEDEPIIALDIQGLVEDLGHTVTGIASTRTEAGELVAKKRPDLLLADIQLADGSSGVDAAADILADLDIPVVFITAFPDRLLTGRRVEPTFLITKPFQPSAVRAAISQALFFQQSAKRLS, from the coding sequence ATGAATTTGGCTCAAGAGGTTGGCCCCCAGCTACCGGGGCTGCGCCGCTATGCCCGAGCGCTTTCTGGCAATCAGGCCAGCGGCGACACCTATGTCCGCGTCATGCTGGAGGCGTTGGTCAGTGAGCCGGAGCTGTGGAACGAAAACGATAGCGCGCGGGAAAATGCGTTTCGCATTTTCCATAATATTTGGCGCGCCGTTGGCCAGGATGTCCCGTCGGCAAGTCCGGACGGCGAAGGGCGTATGCAGATTGCAGACACCCGGCTCGCGGGCCTTGCCGCTCCCAGCAGACAGGCCCTTTTGCTCACGGCCATGGAGGGGTTCTCCCATCAGGATGCAGCAAAAGTCCTGGGCGTGAGCGATAGCGAACTGTCTGCGCTTGTCGCTGAGGCCGATGACGCCATCCGCGCGCTCACCAAATCCAATGTCATGATCATTGAGGATGAACCGATTATCGCCCTTGATATTCAGGGCCTGGTCGAAGATCTGGGCCACACCGTCACCGGCATCGCTTCCACCCGCACGGAGGCAGGCGAGCTTGTGGCAAAGAAACGTCCGGATCTCCTGCTGGCGGATATCCAGCTTGCGGATGGCAGCTCAGGCGTGGATGCCGCTGCTGACATTCTCGCGGACCTGGATATCCCTGTGGTTTTTATCACAGCGTTTCCGGACAGACTGCTGACGGGGCGCCGGGTGGAGCCGACGTTTCTGATCACCAAGCCGTTTCAGCCATCGGCCGTCCGTGCCGCCATTTCACAGGCATTGTTTTTCCAGCAATCGGCAAAACGACTGTCCTAG
- a CDS encoding LuxR C-terminal-related transcriptional regulator yields the protein MNSARFQPPLPRGYVVPRPDLTKAIEGRQRHLLTLTLAPAGYGKTNLLAHRCRELAAQDETVAWVSLEENDQTAQVFLSSLATGIAAAKAGADSLSPESLNQLASTSQDMMVSGLLHDIRQLEGEITLFLDDFHRAETAETNEILEQLLHGAPPNFCLVVASRTVPNLNIASLKVRDQVIEVRTGDLRFSIDEARDFLKAGYGLTLDEEQLNTIHRYTDGWAIGLQVAAIVTSKSGSADQFIENFKAGNTDVMEFLAHDVIGDLSQSARDFLRDTADLDLLVPELCDQVTESTGSKAKLEELVRLNLFLQPVDEEAGWYRYHHLFSDFLKQHFKTDPQTAKHRHERAHRWFLAHDLHEHAVRHGIQAEMWEETADALENIWRAFLSFYRVGQLGAWINMLPADTLAGRAELRIALGWTLLLRRQVGKANEVLATIEVPDIRSSAPLLLPKDPFELEAFLLECAILYVADDAEAIAYLSDIDLSGLEHLSPFHQGILLDVVIYAQIFSGSLDRASRLAEFASELQTQSQNYLGAIYAAVLKGVGENISGDLDAARATFMSISLLAAMHFKSDFPMPHAFIAEIEYERNELPQAEASLEQAEGVETGSSVIDALIAYYLTKARHARARDGAIAALGVLAQAEIVGHQEGHRRLLVHALAERVNCLASMGRLAQAADVVEDLDRITANDTPISHRIWPRSRSHFVRAKALLLTLEGDIEQARSLLTPFLVEAEASGRTGALIRFLLLDVRALHQAGKDDRATRQLAKAISRAAPGRYLRLFLDQLWGCETLMRDTLRRIAQGRAGNLPPIDDGYLGELAALFSVKLEFAHAQEAIEPVEDLTRRERTLLAALAAGKTNKQIAAENGITPNTVAWHLKNLFAKLNVKNRTAAAKAAQFFDLSP from the coding sequence TTGAATTCTGCGCGTTTTCAGCCGCCGCTTCCGCGTGGCTATGTTGTGCCGCGCCCGGACCTCACAAAAGCAATCGAAGGCCGCCAGCGGCATCTTTTGACCCTCACGCTGGCCCCCGCAGGCTATGGCAAGACCAATCTGCTGGCGCACCGGTGCCGGGAACTGGCCGCCCAGGATGAGACAGTTGCCTGGGTGTCGCTGGAGGAAAACGACCAGACGGCGCAGGTTTTTCTCAGTTCCCTTGCCACCGGCATCGCCGCGGCCAAAGCGGGTGCGGACAGCCTGTCCCCGGAAAGCCTTAACCAGCTTGCCAGTACCTCGCAGGACATGATGGTGAGCGGTCTGCTGCACGACATTCGTCAACTGGAAGGCGAGATCACGCTTTTTCTGGATGATTTTCATCGCGCAGAAACAGCCGAGACCAACGAAATACTCGAGCAGTTGTTGCACGGCGCCCCGCCCAACTTCTGCCTGGTCGTGGCAAGCCGGACGGTTCCCAATCTCAACATTGCCTCCCTCAAGGTGCGGGACCAGGTGATTGAGGTGCGCACCGGCGACCTGCGCTTCAGCATTGATGAAGCGCGCGACTTTCTCAAAGCAGGCTATGGGCTGACACTGGATGAGGAGCAACTCAACACCATTCATCGGTATACAGATGGCTGGGCCATTGGCCTGCAAGTGGCCGCCATTGTCACGTCGAAATCGGGCTCCGCTGATCAGTTCATTGAAAACTTCAAGGCGGGCAACACCGACGTCATGGAGTTTCTGGCCCATGATGTGATCGGCGATCTCTCGCAGAGCGCGCGAGATTTCCTGCGTGATACTGCGGACCTGGATCTGCTGGTGCCTGAATTGTGCGACCAGGTGACTGAAAGCACGGGCAGCAAAGCGAAGCTGGAAGAACTTGTACGGCTTAACCTGTTCCTGCAGCCGGTTGATGAAGAGGCGGGCTGGTACCGCTATCACCATCTGTTCAGCGATTTTCTGAAGCAGCACTTCAAGACGGACCCGCAGACCGCCAAGCACCGCCATGAGCGGGCCCACCGGTGGTTTCTGGCACATGACCTCCACGAACACGCGGTGCGCCACGGCATTCAAGCGGAGATGTGGGAAGAAACGGCGGATGCCCTTGAAAACATATGGCGGGCATTCCTGAGTTTTTATCGGGTAGGTCAGCTTGGCGCCTGGATCAACATGCTTCCGGCGGACACTCTGGCCGGGCGTGCCGAGTTGCGCATTGCGCTGGGCTGGACATTGCTGCTGCGGCGACAGGTCGGTAAAGCAAACGAGGTTCTGGCGACAATCGAGGTGCCGGACATCCGGTCCAGCGCGCCGCTCCTGCTGCCCAAGGACCCGTTTGAGCTGGAGGCGTTCCTGCTGGAATGCGCGATCCTTTATGTGGCCGATGATGCAGAGGCCATTGCCTATCTCAGCGATATTGATCTTTCCGGTCTTGAGCATCTGTCGCCGTTCCATCAGGGCATCCTGCTGGACGTTGTGATCTATGCGCAGATTTTCTCCGGCAGTCTTGATCGCGCGTCACGGCTTGCGGAGTTTGCATCGGAACTGCAAACCCAGTCGCAGAACTATCTGGGTGCCATCTATGCCGCAGTCCTCAAGGGGGTCGGCGAGAACATTTCCGGCGACCTCGATGCGGCGCGCGCCACGTTCATGTCGATCTCGCTTCTCGCAGCCATGCATTTCAAATCGGATTTCCCGATGCCGCATGCCTTCATTGCGGAGATAGAGTATGAGCGCAATGAACTGCCACAGGCCGAGGCAAGCCTTGAACAGGCCGAAGGCGTTGAGACCGGCTCTTCGGTGATTGACGCCCTGATCGCCTACTACCTGACCAAGGCACGTCATGCACGGGCACGCGATGGCGCCATCGCAGCTTTGGGTGTCCTGGCGCAGGCGGAAATTGTCGGCCATCAGGAAGGTCACCGGCGTTTGCTGGTTCATGCGCTGGCGGAACGGGTGAACTGTCTGGCATCCATGGGGCGGCTGGCGCAGGCCGCAGACGTGGTTGAGGACCTCGATCGCATCACGGCCAACGACACACCCATTTCCCATCGCATCTGGCCGCGCTCCCGCAGTCACTTTGTACGTGCGAAGGCGCTGTTGCTGACGCTGGAAGGCGACATTGAACAGGCCCGAAGTCTGCTCACGCCGTTTCTGGTGGAGGCGGAAGCCTCCGGGCGAACCGGTGCCCTGATCCGGTTCCTGCTGCTGGATGTGCGCGCGCTGCACCAGGCCGGTAAGGATGATCGGGCCACACGCCAGCTGGCAAAGGCGATTTCCCGTGCCGCACCAGGCCGCTATCTGCGCCTCTTCCTGGATCAGCTATGGGGCTGCGAAACCCTCATGCGCGATACGCTAAGACGCATCGCGCAAGGACGGGCGGGCAATCTGCCGCCCATCGATGATGGCTATCTGGGCGAGCTCGCCGCGCTCTTCTCGGTGAAGCTTGAGTTTGCTCATGCGCAGGAGGCGATTGAACCGGTGGAGGACCTGACACGCCGGGAGCGGACGCTTCTGGCAGCGCTTGCGGCCGGCAAGACCAACAAACAGATCGCCGCCGAGAACGGCATTACCCCCAACACGGTTGCGTGGCACCTGAAGAATCTTTTTGCCAAGCTGAACGTCAAAAACCGCACAGCTGCTGCCAAAGCAGCCCAGTTTTTTGACCTCTCCCCCTAA
- a CDS encoding LLM class flavin-dependent oxidoreductase — protein sequence MRVGLQMVFQNYEKRVPDAQVFREEAANAILADELGFDEIWPVEHHFANYAFCPDNMQFLSYIAPQTKNIKLGTGAVILPWNDPYRVVEKMIMLDILSDGRAMFGMGRGLSKDEYEPMGISMDEARGRFDEAAEIILEGLETGKLSADGEFWKRGETMVRPAPIGSFKGRSMSVAMSPDSALQAAKLGVGVMMFTQKPAEALLPDLDRYRDAFKEHHGTPSPAPRFADFVYCSSDAAEAEEKGFSNIAAYYSQVMQHYDLMGEHFSKMKGYESYGEAAEMLKDIGLEDQVRGYVDQQAYGTPDQILTKLENRRKVLGPFSLNACFRYSNLTNEDAQASMKLFAKEVLPVVREWDKEHDQAA from the coding sequence ATGCGTGTTGGGCTTCAGATGGTTTTTCAGAACTACGAAAAGCGCGTGCCGGACGCGCAGGTGTTCCGCGAGGAAGCGGCTAACGCCATTTTGGCCGACGAGCTCGGCTTCGATGAGATCTGGCCGGTTGAACATCACTTTGCAAATTACGCGTTCTGCCCGGACAACATGCAGTTTCTGAGCTACATCGCGCCGCAGACAAAAAACATCAAGCTGGGCACCGGCGCCGTCATCCTGCCGTGGAATGATCCTTACCGCGTCGTCGAAAAGATGATCATGCTCGACATCCTGTCCGATGGCCGCGCGATGTTCGGCATGGGCCGCGGCCTGTCGAAAGACGAGTACGAACCCATGGGCATCTCCATGGATGAAGCACGCGGCCGCTTCGACGAAGCTGCGGAGATCATTCTGGAAGGTCTTGAGACCGGCAAGCTGTCCGCTGACGGAGAATTCTGGAAGCGCGGCGAGACAATGGTGCGTCCGGCGCCCATCGGCTCCTTCAAGGGGCGGTCCATGTCCGTGGCCATGTCACCGGATTCAGCACTGCAGGCTGCCAAGCTTGGTGTGGGCGTGATGATGTTCACCCAAAAACCTGCCGAGGCGCTGCTGCCTGACCTTGATCGGTATCGTGATGCCTTCAAGGAGCATCACGGCACGCCATCGCCTGCTCCGCGCTTTGCAGACTTTGTGTACTGCTCAAGCGATGCCGCGGAAGCCGAGGAAAAAGGCTTCTCCAACATTGCGGCATACTACTCCCAGGTGATGCAGCACTACGACCTGATGGGTGAGCACTTCTCTAAAATGAAGGGCTATGAGTCTTACGGTGAGGCTGCCGAGATGCTGAAGGACATCGGCCTTGAAGATCAGGTGCGCGGCTATGTGGATCAGCAGGCCTATGGCACGCCGGACCAGATCCTCACCAAGCTCGAAAATCGCCGCAAGGTGCTTGGCCCATTCTCGTTGAATGCCTGCTTCCGCTATTCAAACCTGACGAATGAGGACGCCCAGGCGAGCATGAAGCTCTTTGCCAAGGAAGTACTTCCCGTGGTGCGCGAATGGGACAAGGAACACGATCAGGCTGCGTAA
- a CDS encoding arylsulfatase B — protein sequence MTPCTDAPMVEDRPQKGRARHVCAILAVSVALASCDDSGEGFAGAVDTPNTVPAPTNDVRTDFVPIPIESTPNIVIIMADDLGWNDVGYHGSEIRTPNLDKLAADGVVLDRFYVQPTCSPTRAALMTGKSPLRLGIAAPLSKNNPTGLPIEETTLAERLKARGYQTALVGKWHLGARHRDYLPNARGFDHFYGHTTGGVGFWDKVHGGGYDLQRNGKTTRDDGYLTHLLADEAVDVIQRRDPDQPLFLFASFNAPHLPNEAPEAAIDAYTSIKDDKRRTHAAMVTELDAAIGKLVSTLEDEGMLTNTMIWFMSDNGGLVNVDIVNWLPDWVLGIGLGLRYDVDPSERMLEFMRVNLTQSGSSNLPLQGGKGSLWEGGMRVPSLVHWPGVLAPCKSEQMIAVQDVLPTVLAISSTPVSTGELDGRSVWPALAGGAVLPANDVIVPSGPKPLSAAIYRYPWKLIEYANGDTLLFNVEADPLETNDLSDDQPELAASLQATLQAFPRGENVALPLQDVVDDPDFFGGEEDRTPWAEAVFTD from the coding sequence ATGACACCATGCACTGACGCACCGATGGTCGAGGACCGCCCGCAGAAAGGGAGAGCCCGCCATGTCTGTGCAATTCTGGCGGTGTCCGTTGCACTTGCCAGCTGTGATGACAGTGGTGAAGGCTTCGCTGGTGCGGTCGATACCCCCAACACTGTGCCCGCCCCCACCAACGATGTCCGTACGGACTTTGTCCCTATACCAATCGAGAGCACGCCGAACATCGTCATCATCATGGCTGACGACTTAGGATGGAATGATGTCGGGTATCATGGCAGCGAGATCCGCACGCCCAATTTGGACAAATTGGCTGCGGATGGCGTCGTGCTGGACCGGTTTTATGTTCAGCCCACCTGCAGCCCAACACGCGCCGCGCTGATGACCGGCAAGTCTCCCCTGCGTCTGGGCATCGCTGCACCTCTCTCCAAGAACAATCCCACCGGCCTGCCGATCGAAGAGACAACCCTTGCAGAACGTCTCAAGGCACGCGGCTATCAAACGGCACTTGTGGGCAAATGGCATCTGGGCGCGCGCCATCGCGACTACCTCCCCAATGCGCGCGGATTTGATCACTTTTATGGCCATACCACCGGCGGCGTCGGCTTCTGGGACAAGGTGCATGGCGGTGGATACGACCTGCAGCGCAATGGCAAGACGACGCGCGACGACGGCTATCTGACGCACCTGCTGGCGGACGAGGCCGTTGATGTCATTCAGCGGCGTGATCCAGATCAACCACTGTTTCTTTTTGCCTCCTTCAACGCGCCGCATCTTCCCAACGAAGCGCCTGAAGCAGCGATTGATGCCTACACCTCCATTAAGGATGACAAACGGCGGACTCACGCCGCCATGGTTACAGAGCTGGATGCTGCGATCGGCAAACTCGTTTCCACACTTGAGGACGAGGGCATGCTCACCAACACCATGATCTGGTTCATGAGTGACAATGGCGGCCTGGTGAATGTGGACATCGTAAACTGGTTGCCGGACTGGGTACTCGGCATCGGACTTGGGTTGCGCTACGACGTGGATCCATCCGAACGGATGCTGGAATTCATGCGGGTCAACCTCACCCAGTCCGGGTCAAGCAATTTGCCGCTTCAGGGCGGCAAGGGGTCACTGTGGGAAGGCGGGATGCGGGTTCCTTCCCTTGTCCACTGGCCGGGCGTTCTGGCCCCCTGCAAGTCAGAGCAGATGATCGCTGTTCAGGATGTCCTGCCGACCGTTCTGGCGATATCCAGCACACCGGTGAGCACGGGAGAGCTGGACGGGCGCTCGGTTTGGCCCGCCCTTGCCGGTGGCGCAGTGCTGCCTGCAAATGACGTCATTGTTCCCTCAGGGCCCAAGCCACTCAGCGCAGCGATATACCGCTATCCATGGAAACTGATTGAGTATGCGAACGGCGATACGCTGCTGTTCAATGTAGAGGCCGACCCGCTTGAAACAAATGACCTTTCGGACGACCAGCCGGAGCTAGCGGCTTCGCTGCAGGCCACATTGCAGGCGTTTCCGCGCGGTGAGAATGTCGCGCTGCCATTGCAGGATGTCGTTGATGATCCTGATTTCTTCGGCGGTGAGGAAGACCGTACGCCGTGGGCTGAGGCTGTGTTTACTGACTAG
- a CDS encoding PEBP family protein — MHARTTLLIRRSLLVLSAFIGFSATASTGQSEEARTPNGGERDFTVSVWADNWFEFYVNGELVGEDSTPVTEIRSFNSDTFTFRAAYPLTLSVVTRDYIENDSGLEYIGSFFGLFPVSASFTFFQQIGDGGFIAQVTETDSGRLVATTSKDWRGLVLHRAPLNPDCEKSTQPLTDCEFYSVDAPDGWKAQNYDDTGWVDATEYTVDEIGARFGYNDIDWDPTASLIWTEDIKIDNTILWRHLVPAPE, encoded by the coding sequence ATGCATGCGAGAACTACATTGCTTATTCGTCGATCCCTGCTGGTGCTGTCGGCTTTCATTGGATTTTCCGCAACCGCAAGCACCGGTCAATCTGAAGAAGCACGCACGCCAAACGGCGGTGAGCGCGACTTCACCGTGTCCGTGTGGGCGGACAACTGGTTTGAGTTCTACGTGAACGGCGAGCTTGTCGGCGAAGATTCCACGCCTGTAACGGAAATCCGCTCGTTCAACTCGGACACCTTCACTTTTCGTGCGGCCTACCCGCTGACCCTTTCGGTGGTGACACGCGACTATATCGAGAATGACAGCGGGCTTGAGTATATCGGCTCGTTCTTTGGCCTGTTCCCTGTAAGCGCCAGCTTCACGTTCTTCCAGCAGATCGGCGACGGCGGATTCATCGCCCAGGTGACAGAGACCGACAGCGGCAGACTGGTTGCCACCACATCCAAGGACTGGCGTGGCCTGGTTCTGCACAGGGCGCCCCTCAATCCAGACTGTGAAAAATCCACCCAACCTCTCACCGACTGTGAATTCTATTCGGTCGACGCTCCTGATGGCTGGAAAGCACAGAACTATGACGATACCGGCTGGGTCGATGCCACCGAATACACCGTCGATGAGATCGGTGCCCGGTTTGGCTACAACGACATCGACTGGGACCCCACTGCCTCTCTCATCTGGACGGAAGACATCAAGATCGACAACACGATCCTCTGGCGCCACCTGGTCCCTGCTCCGGAGTAA
- a CDS encoding NepR family anti-sigma factor has translation MSGEKEIKSGPVPAAEAGTGKLSVPTPKKDWLGDQLRDLYSTYAEEPLPDDLASLLDKLDDTDVNSGSGADQ, from the coding sequence GTGTCCGGTGAGAAAGAGATAAAGAGCGGGCCCGTGCCGGCCGCAGAGGCAGGAACTGGCAAACTGTCAGTTCCGACGCCCAAGAAGGACTGGCTTGGTGATCAACTGCGCGATCTCTACTCCACCTATGCGGAGGAGCCGTTGCCGGATGATCTGGCATCGTTGCTGGACAAACTTGACGATACGGATGTGAATTCGGGCAGCGGGGCTGATCAGTAG
- a CDS encoding response regulator: MRVLIVEDMAIIALDIDDMIQSVTPASVQIASTVDEAAKALDAGVFDFVVLDYSVGDDTTADIARRLKADGVHCVVISGYGRNALKHNEMQGLRILDKPIRKDLLSAEIHFALTRRSMRQAR, translated from the coding sequence ATGCGGGTTCTGATTGTGGAAGATATGGCCATCATCGCTCTCGACATCGACGACATGATCCAGTCCGTCACGCCCGCGAGTGTGCAGATTGCATCCACGGTGGACGAGGCTGCCAAAGCCCTTGATGCCGGCGTGTTTGATTTTGTTGTTCTCGACTACAGCGTCGGCGACGACACCACCGCCGACATCGCTCGCCGTCTCAAGGCTGACGGCGTCCATTGCGTGGTTATCAGCGGGTATGGGCGCAATGCACTCAAGCACAACGAGATGCAGGGTTTGCGGATCCTGGACAAGCCGATCCGCAAGGACCTGCTGTCGGCGGAAATTCACTTCGCCCTGACCCGCCGGTCCATGCGGCAGGCGCGATAA
- a CDS encoding sensor histidine kinase, which translates to MTSKATQPFYALESVRTRLSVVLALAMLPVLVFGVASAISDFYARSASVEQALFDKAKIVSNELRSTFVSTRQVLSIASEQSAVRNTSQPACTNFLQSALAGVPQFANIAIVSSDGAILCSAFATDSSVSVADDKWFQTVKARRDFALGGPLESAPGGEYVLVAAEPLAGENAGNNGYIALSIRTEYVGSSLAIDAIADDTDLYLIDGRGRSLLPAQDISQLPTNEALLAFLSDDTSVVEGAGQDGSARLYASVRLDDSDVYVILSRPSISANMPVITELVGDVAALVVLFAITLLIVWLATERMSIKWVRHLQAVAQANRRGTSDARVRGFETAPIEYRELGETFNSMADAMERRQATLIQSVAERELLLKEIHHRVKNNLQIIISLFNLNARNTDDDVEKAYLRDMQMRVESLALVHHAAYQSEDMQLISTADFLPTLLEHTKRVFEEDAELTIASVETDDIDLSMDQVVPLAQLVLETLAAVRQAAGRHAPITVRLAFRHSAEGTASFTLATSVGATASETPNTKRLTLSRSLISAFARQLGATATVADDFTSVVMDVPYTRDAAA; encoded by the coding sequence ATGACCAGCAAGGCGACACAGCCATTCTACGCACTGGAATCAGTCCGTACACGGCTCTCCGTGGTATTGGCCCTCGCCATGCTTCCTGTTCTCGTATTTGGCGTCGCCAGCGCGATCAGTGACTTTTACGCACGCAGCGCCAGCGTCGAACAGGCTTTGTTCGACAAGGCAAAAATCGTCTCCAACGAGCTGAGATCGACTTTTGTCAGTACACGGCAGGTACTCTCCATTGCCAGCGAGCAATCCGCTGTACGCAACACCTCCCAACCTGCCTGCACAAACTTTCTGCAAAGCGCACTTGCTGGTGTACCGCAGTTTGCCAATATCGCAATCGTATCAAGTGACGGGGCCATCCTGTGCAGTGCCTTTGCGACGGACAGCTCTGTTAGCGTGGCTGATGACAAATGGTTTCAAACCGTGAAGGCGCGTCGGGACTTTGCACTGGGCGGGCCGCTGGAAAGCGCGCCGGGCGGTGAGTATGTTCTGGTCGCTGCCGAACCACTGGCGGGGGAAAACGCAGGCAACAATGGATATATCGCCCTTTCCATACGCACCGAGTATGTCGGGAGTTCCCTGGCGATTGATGCAATCGCGGATGACACCGACCTTTATCTGATCGACGGCCGCGGCCGGTCACTGCTGCCCGCTCAGGATATCTCGCAACTTCCAACGAACGAAGCGTTGCTGGCGTTCCTGAGCGATGACACATCCGTCGTCGAGGGTGCCGGCCAGGACGGCAGTGCCCGTCTGTACGCGTCTGTTCGCCTGGATGACAGTGATGTCTATGTCATTCTCTCCCGCCCCTCAATATCGGCCAACATGCCCGTCATCACAGAGCTTGTGGGTGATGTCGCTGCGCTGGTCGTTCTGTTTGCCATCACACTCCTTATTGTCTGGCTTGCCACGGAACGCATGTCGATCAAGTGGGTGCGTCATTTGCAGGCGGTTGCCCAGGCAAACCGGCGCGGGACCTCAGATGCGCGGGTGCGGGGTTTCGAGACGGCGCCGATCGAGTATCGCGAGCTTGGAGAGACATTCAACAGCATGGCGGATGCCATGGAGCGCCGTCAGGCGACGCTGATCCAGTCTGTTGCCGAGCGCGAACTGCTGCTTAAAGAGATCCATCACCGGGTTAAAAACAATCTCCAGATCATCATCAGTCTGTTCAACCTGAACGCACGCAACACGGATGACGACGTGGAAAAAGCGTATCTGCGTGACATGCAGATGCGCGTTGAAAGCCTGGCGCTTGTGCACCACGCTGCCTATCAGTCGGAAGACATGCAGCTCATTTCCACCGCCGATTTTCTTCCAACCTTGCTTGAACACACCAAGCGGGTGTTTGAGGAAGATGCGGAGCTGACCATTGCCTCTGTGGAAACAGACGACATCGACCTTTCCATGGATCAGGTTGTGCCGCTGGCGCAGCTTGTTCTTGAGACACTGGCCGCGGTTCGACAGGCAGCGGGGCGCCACGCGCCCATCACGGTTCGGCTTGCCTTCCGACATTCAGCTGAGGGCACCGCATCGTTCACCCTAGCGACGTCTGTCGGCGCCACCGCTTCTGAGACCCCGAATACCAAGCGGCTGACCCTGAGCCGTTCATTGATTTCGGCCTTCGCCCGACAGCTTGGCGCCACTGCCACTGTGGCGGATGATTTCACGTCGGTGGTTATGGATGTGCCCTACACGCGCGATGCTGCCGCATAG
- a CDS encoding sigma-70 family RNA polymerase sigma factor — MSTFKTDLMALLPNLRAFARSLCGDATWADDLVQEAIMRAWANRDKYQEGTNLKAWVFTILRNYFFNEVRKKKRYRETSSEETVPENAVHESQLNNLHLKDLVKELTKLPPDQREALILTSVDGFSYDEAAEICGCAVGTIKSRVARARRELEDKLGGADIGPSAAGAMSSAGPDGQLLARG, encoded by the coding sequence ATGTCCACTTTCAAGACTGACCTGATGGCGCTGTTGCCCAACCTGCGCGCGTTTGCGCGTTCGCTGTGCGGCGATGCGACATGGGCGGATGATCTGGTCCAGGAAGCCATCATGCGCGCCTGGGCCAACCGCGACAAATATCAGGAAGGCACAAACCTGAAGGCGTGGGTCTTCACGATCCTGCGCAATTACTTCTTCAACGAAGTGCGCAAGAAGAAACGCTACCGGGAGACCAGTAGCGAGGAGACCGTGCCTGAAAACGCCGTGCATGAATCCCAGCTCAACAATCTCCATTTGAAAGACCTGGTCAAAGAGCTGACGAAGCTTCCACCTGACCAGCGAGAGGCGTTGATCCTCACATCCGTTGACGGGTTTTCCTATGATGAGGCCGCTGAGATTTGCGGCTGCGCCGTTGGCACCATCAAAAGCCGCGTTGCACGTGCTCGGCGTGAACTGGAAGATAAATTGGGCGGTGCCGACATCGGACCAAGTGCTGCGGGTGCCATGTCATCTGCGGGCCCAGACGGACAGCTACTGGCACGCGGATAA
- a CDS encoding PRC-barrel domain-containing protein gives MRRIMVSVSAIALMTGVAHAEVDTDVTEGTTPEITAEEAATAVEKAVDETADATGDALEATGEAISDTADAVYDALSEVEVADTTYVFPKPGTFSANDILGAAIYGSEGDVAARVDDVWITSKGDVTAFLVNEGGFLGLGEDDVALRSGAVTFTTDENANLSGYVSLTEEQLETVAETRYDATVEYRDDATEIEGLSLEDDVLGKAVMDSKGEKIATVRDVLLSRTGAVTHLVLAQGGVLGFGGDLVATRFNGLTYEQGDSEGALVMKTSAKELMDMPEFRYQMSASVDR, from the coding sequence ATGCGTCGTATTATGGTGAGCGTATCCGCGATTGCCCTGATGACCGGTGTTGCCCATGCAGAGGTCGACACTGATGTGACCGAAGGCACAACACCGGAAATCACCGCAGAAGAAGCCGCTACTGCAGTTGAAAAGGCTGTTGATGAAACCGCAGATGCGACAGGTGACGCCCTCGAGGCCACCGGCGAAGCGATTTCCGATACAGCGGACGCAGTTTATGACGCTCTGTCTGAAGTGGAAGTTGCCGACACAACATACGTCTTTCCAAAGCCGGGCACGTTCAGTGCCAATGACATTCTTGGTGCCGCAATCTACGGCAGCGAAGGGGATGTTGCGGCGCGCGTGGATGATGTGTGGATTACGTCCAAGGGCGACGTGACAGCCTTCCTCGTCAACGAAGGCGGTTTCCTGGGCTTGGGTGAAGACGATGTTGCCCTGCGCTCCGGTGCTGTGACTTTCACCACGGATGAGAATGCAAATCTCTCAGGCTATGTGAGCCTGACTGAAGAGCAGTTGGAAACCGTTGCCGAGACGCGATACGACGCGACAGTCGAGTATCGGGATGACGCAACTGAGATTGAAGGTCTGAGCCTTGAAGATGACGTGCTTGGCAAGGCCGTCATGGACAGCAAGGGCGAGAAGATCGCAACCGTTCGTGACGTCCTGCTGTCACGCACCGGCGCCGTAACGCATCTGGTTCTTGCCCAGGGCGGCGTACTTGGCTTTGGCGGTGACCTGGTGGCCACCCGCTTCAACGGTCTGACATATGAGCAGGGCGACTCCGAAGGTGCCCTGGTCATGAAGACATCCGCCAAAGAGCTGATGGATATGCCCGAGTTTCGGTATCAGATGAGCGCATCTGTCGACCGCTAG